One stretch of Pedobacter riviphilus DNA includes these proteins:
- a CDS encoding malate:quinone oxidoreductase: MTKKKKTVGKTDADVILIGAGIMSATLGVLLKQLEPNLSIEIYERLDIAAAESSDAWNNAGTGHSAFCELNYTPEKKDGTVEIKKAVQIAEHFEVSKQFWSYLVNKGLVSDPCNFIRSIPHMSFVWGKKNVEYLKKRYDALTQCDLFSDMEYTEDAELVKNWAPLIMDGRKKSEKVAATKMDLGTDVNFGTLTRDMFNNLKEQSNVNLYFNHEIRDLKKNKDGNWIVKVKDLESGDKRKRVAKFVFIGAGGGSLPLLEKSDIPEGKGFGGFPVSGQWLKCTNEEIIKKHHAKVYGKAAVGAPPMSVPHLDTRMINGKQALLFGPYAGFSTKFLKNGSFLDLPKSIKFNNIRPMLSAGLHNLDLTKYLIEQVRQSPEDRLEALKEYLPTAELKDWELEYAGQRVQVIKKDEKQGGVLEFGTEVVSAADGSIAALLGASPGASTAVSIMLDLLNRCFADDLATEEWQAKIKEMIPTYGKSLAQDADLCRETRTRTSKVLKIENTVVA, from the coding sequence ATGACAAAAAAGAAAAAGACAGTTGGTAAAACTGACGCTGATGTAATTTTAATAGGGGCTGGCATCATGAGTGCAACCCTCGGTGTTTTATTAAAACAATTAGAACCCAATTTAAGCATAGAAATTTACGAACGTTTAGATATTGCAGCAGCAGAAAGTTCTGATGCATGGAATAATGCCGGAACGGGACATTCTGCTTTTTGCGAATTGAACTATACACCCGAAAAGAAGGATGGTACGGTTGAAATAAAAAAAGCGGTTCAAATTGCAGAACATTTTGAGGTTTCTAAGCAGTTTTGGTCATATTTAGTAAACAAAGGATTGGTTTCTGACCCTTGCAATTTTATCCGCAGTATTCCTCACATGAGTTTTGTTTGGGGTAAAAAGAATGTAGAATATCTTAAAAAACGCTACGATGCATTAACCCAATGCGATCTGTTTAGCGATATGGAATATACTGAAGATGCTGAGCTTGTAAAAAACTGGGCGCCATTGATTATGGATGGCCGTAAAAAAAGCGAAAAAGTTGCTGCTACAAAAATGGATTTAGGTACCGATGTTAACTTTGGTACTTTAACCCGCGACATGTTTAACAACTTAAAGGAACAAAGTAATGTTAATCTGTATTTTAACCACGAAATCCGCGACCTTAAGAAGAATAAAGATGGTAACTGGATCGTAAAAGTTAAAGATTTAGAAAGCGGCGACAAACGTAAACGTGTAGCTAAGTTTGTATTTATCGGTGCTGGTGGTGGCTCTTTACCGCTGTTGGAAAAATCAGATATTCCGGAAGGAAAAGGTTTTGGCGGTTTCCCTGTAAGCGGGCAATGGTTAAAATGTACCAATGAAGAAATTATTAAAAAACACCACGCTAAGGTATATGGAAAAGCTGCGGTTGGTGCACCACCAATGTCTGTTCCACACCTAGATACCAGAATGATTAATGGCAAACAGGCGCTCTTGTTTGGTCCGTACGCAGGTTTTTCTACTAAATTCCTTAAGAATGGCTCGTTCCTGGATTTACCAAAATCGATTAAATTTAATAATATCCGCCCAATGCTGTCGGCAGGCTTACATAACCTCGATTTAACAAAATATTTGATTGAGCAGGTTAGGCAATCGCCAGAAGATAGATTAGAAGCATTAAAAGAATATTTACCTACTGCCGAACTTAAAGATTGGGAGCTGGAGTATGCCGGGCAGCGCGTTCAGGTGATTAAAAAAGATGAAAAACAAGGTGGTGTTTTAGAATTTGGTACAGAGGTGGTAAGTGCTGCTGATGGCTCCATTGCCGCCTTATTGGGTGCATCTCCTGGTGCCTCAACAGCAGTTTCTATTATGCTCGACCTGTTAAACCGTTGTTTTGCTGATGATTTGGCCACTGAAGAATGGCAGGCAAAAATTAAAGAGATGATCCCTACTTATGGAAAATCACTTGCTCAGGATGCAGATCTTTGCAGAGAAACCAGAACAAGAACCTCAAAAGTATTGAAAATAGAAAACACTGTGGTTGCTTAG